In Phaseolus vulgaris cultivar G19833 chromosome 10, P. vulgaris v2.0, whole genome shotgun sequence, a single genomic region encodes these proteins:
- the LOC137818720 gene encoding putative disease resistance RPP13-like protein 1, whose translation MALAVVGGALLSAFLDVLFERLASPEFVNFIRGKKPDKLLRKVENQLIVVRVVLADAENRQISDSNVKKWLDVLRDVVYEVDDLLDEVSTKAATQKEVSDSFSRLFNRKKIVSISKLEDIVERLDDILKQKESLDLKDIPVERHQPWKAQPTSLEDGYGMYGRDKDKDAIMKMVLEENSDGEEVSVISIVGMGGVGKTTLARSVYNDDKLKQQIFDLKAWVCVSDIFDIVKVTKSMIEEVTKMSCNLNDLNSLQLELMDKMINKKFLIVLDDVWIEDCDSWSSLTKPFLSGMRGSKILVTTRNENVAAVVPFQTVEVYHLNKLSNEDCWLVFANHAFPLSEDSENRGTLEKIGKEIVKKCNGLPLAAQSLGGMLRRKHAIRDWNNVLESDIWELPESQCKIIPALRISYNYLPPHLKRCFVYCSLYPKDYAFKKDELIQLWIAEDLVKAPKKGKTLEEVGQEYFDDLVSRSFFQSNQWGDCFVMHDLMHDLATFIGGEFYFRADELGKETKIDRKTRHLSFTRFSDPVSDIEVFDTVKFPRTFSLINCKESPFNNEKAPLIIVSMLKYLRVLSFCNFKNQLALPDSIGQLIHLRYLNVSHTSIETLPESLCNLYNLQTLKLDCCSHLTKLPSAMQNLVNLRHLEIDQTPIKEMPKRMGKLNQLQKLDFYTVGKHKENSIKELGGLPNLHGSFSIEKLENVRKGEEALEARIMDKKHINDLSLEWSTGNDDDIDFEVELDVLSNLHPHQDLEQLSISGYKGTRFPEWVESFSYQNITYLYLNNCNNCCMLPSMGQLPSLKNLNISNMDSVKTIDAGFYKKEDCSSVTPFPSLQSLYISDMPRWEVWSSIESEAFPELKYLYITDCPKLKGDLPNHLLALQTLSIINCEHLVSSVPRAPTLRRLLISKSNKVTFHVFPLSVENIEIEGSPMVESMMEAITNIQPTCLSSLSLKDCSSAISFPGDCLPASLTTLDISDLKKLKFPMKHKHELLESLSIKNSCDWLTSLPLDTFPNLIRLDIRNCESMESLSVVGSESFKRLNSIYISDCPNFVSFPGGLSAPNLTYLIVCHCEKLKSLPDQMSTLLPKMEYLRIWNCQQIESFPGGSMPPNLRRVEMRNCEKLVSRQAWVSMDMVTSVIVNGPCDGIKCFPKEGLLPLSLTHLYLSELSSMETLECKGLLHLKSLQQLRIEKCKKLENIEGERLPVSLIRLIIEGCPLLEKRCHRKNSEIWAKMCHVRGIKINGTWI comes from the coding sequence ATGGCTTTAGCCGTGGTAGGTGGTGCACTTCTCTCTGCTTTCCTTGACGTTCTTTTTGAAAGGCTAGCTTCCCCTGAGTTTGTCAACTTCATCCGTGGAAAGAAGCCTGACAAGTTGCTTCGAAAGGTGGAGAACCAGCTGATAGTTGTTAGAGTGGTACTTGCTGATGCTGAGAATCGACAAATCTCAGACTCCAATGTCAAAAAGTGGCTCGATGTTCTCAGAGATGTTGTGTACGAGGTTGACGACTTACTTGATGAAGTTTCTACTAAAGCTGCTACTCAAAAGGAGGTAAGCGATTCCTTTTCTCGCCTTTTCAACAGGAAGAAGATTGTTAGTATTAGTAAGTTGGAAGACATAGTTGAAAGATTAGATGACATTTTAAAACAAAAGGAGAGTCTTGATTTGAAGGACATTCCAGTGGAGAGACACCAGCCATGGAAAGCTCAGCCAACATCTCTGGAAGATGGATATGGTATGTATGGTAGGGATAAAGACAAGGATGCCATAATGAAGATGGTGCTAGAGGAGAACAGTGATGGTGAAGAAGTGTCCGTGATATCTATTGTAGGCATGGGTGGGGTCGGAAAAACCACTTTGGCCCGATCTGTGTATAACGATGACAAATTGAAGCAGCAGATATTTGATTTAAAGGCATGGGTTTGTGTTTCTGATATATTTGATATTGTGAAGGTGACAAAAAGTATGATAGAGGAAGTTACCAAGATGTCCTGTAATTTGAATGATCTAAATTCACTTCAACTTGAGTTGATGGACaagatgataaataaaaaattcttaattGTCCTGGATGATGTTTGGATCGAGGATTGTGATAGCTGGAGTAGTCTTACAAAACCCTTTCTAAGTGGGATGAGGGGAAGTAAAATTCTGGTCACAACCCGCAATGAAAATGTAGCGGCTGTAGTCCCTTTTCAAACTGTTGAAGTATATCATTTAAACAAATTGTCAAATGAAGATTGTTGGTTGGTGTTTGCAAACCATGCTTTTCCTCTCTCAGAAGACAGTGAGAATAGAGGAACTCTAGAAAAAATTGGAAAGGAGATTGTTAAAAAGTGTAATGGGTTGCCTTTAGCTGCACAGTCACTTGGAGGAATGTTGAGAAGAAAGCACGCTATTAGGGATTGGAATAATGTACTTGAGAGTGACATTTGGGAACTTCCTGAAAGTCAGTGTAAAATTATTCCAGCACTCAGAATTAGTTATAATTATCTCCCTCCGCATTTAAAACGGTGTTTTGTATATTGCTCACTGTATCCCAAAGATTATGCATTTAAGAAAGATGAGCTGATCCAGCTGTGGATTGCTGAAGATCTTGTAAAAGCACCAAAAAAAGGAAAGACTTTAGAAGAAGTTGGTCAGGAGTATTTTGATGATTTGGTTTCCCGATCGTTTTTTCAAAGTAATCAATGGGGAGATTGTTTTGTAATGCATGACTTGATGCATGATCTAGCAACATTCATTGGCGGGGAATTTTATTTCAGAGCAGATGAACTTGGAAAAGAAACCAAGATCGATAGAAAGACTCGTCATTTGTCGTTTACAAGATTCAGTGATCCAGTCTCGGATATTGAAGTTTTCGACACAGTAAAATTTCCAAGAACTTTCTCGCTGATCAATTGTAAAGAGTCTCCATTCAACAACGAAAAGGCACCACTTATTATAGTGTCAATGCTTAAGTACTTGAGAGTTTTATCATTTTGTAACTTCAAAAATCAGCTTGCTCTGCCTGATTCAATAGGTCAATTGATCCATTTGCGTTATTTAAATGTCTCTCATACCAGTATAGAAACACTGCCAGAGTCATTGTGCAATTTGTACAATCTCCAAACTTTGAAGTTGGATTGCTGCTCGCATCTGACTAAGTTGCCTAGTGCCATGCAAAATCTTGTAAACTTGCGTCATCTTGAAATTGATCAGACTCCCATAAAAGAGATGCCTAAAAGAATGGGGAAACTAAATCAATTACAAAAGTTGGATTTCTATACTGTGGGCAAACATAAAGAGAATAGCATTAAAGAACTGGGAGGACTTCCAAATCTTCATGGTTCGTTTTCTATTGAGAAATTGGAGAATGTTAGAAAAGGTGAAGAAGCATTAGAGGCCAGGATAATGGATAAGAAGCATATTAATGATCTATCCTTAGAATGGTCTACAGGTAACGACGATGACATCGACTTCGAAGTTGAATTAGATGTACTCAGCAACTTACATCCTCACCAAGATCTGGAACAGCTGTCAATAAGCGGTTATAAAGGAACCAGATTTCCTGAATGGGTGGAGAGTTTTTCCTACCAAAATATAACATATCTGTATTTAAATAATTGTAACAACTGTTGCATGCTTCCTTCAATGGGGCAACTACCGTCTCTCAAGAACCTCAATATTTCAAACATGGATTCAGTGAAGACTATTGATGCAGGCTTTTATAAGAAGGAAGATTGTTCATCTGTGACGCCCTTTCCCTCCCTTCAATCTCTATACATTTCTGATATGCCTCGTTGGGAGGTGTGGAGTTCAATCGAATCAGAAGCTTTTCCTGAGCTTAAGTATCTTTATATAACAGACTGCCCCAAACTAAAGGGAGACTTGCCTAATCACCTTCTTGCTCTGCAAACACTCAGTATTATAAATTGCGAGCATCTTGTCTCTTCCGTCCCAAGGGCTCCTACCCTTCGAAGATTACTGATATCTAAAAGCAACAAAGTGACGTTTCATGTGTTTCCTCTTTCGGTGGAGAATATAGAGATAGAAGGAAGCCCAATGGTGGAGTCCATGATGGAGGCCATCACTAACATCCAACCTACTTGCCTCAGTTCCTTGTCATTAAAGGATTGTTCGTCAGCCATATCTTTTCCAGGTGATTGTCTTCCAGCATCGCTGACAACTCTTGATATCAGTGATTTAAAGAAACTGAAGTTCCCCATGAAACACAAACACGAATTACTGGAATCACTGTCAATAAAGAATAGTTGTGATTGGCTAACGTCTCTTCCACTGGATACCTTTCCAAATCTCATTCGTCTTGATATCAGAAATTGTGAAAGTATGGAATCTCTTTCGGTCGTAGGGTCAGAGTCGTTTAAGAGACTCAATTCTATTTATATTAGCGACTGTCCCAACTTTGTATCATTCCCGGGAGGATTGTCTGCGCCCAATTTGACTTATTTAATTGTGTGTCACTGTGAGAAGTTGAAATCATTGCCCGATCAGATGTCTACTCTTCTCCCAAAGATGGAATATCTTAGAATATGGAACTGCCAACAAATTGAGTCATTTCCAGGAGGGAGTATGCCACCTAACTTGAGAAGAGTTGAGATGAGGAACTGTGAGAAACTAGTGAGCCGCCAAGCATGGGTGTCCATGGATATGGTTACCAGTGTCATTGTCAACGGTCCATGTGATGGCATCAAGTGCTTCCCAAAGGAGGGATTGCTGCCTCTCTCCCTTACGCATCTGTATCTAAGTGAATTGTCAAGTATGGAGACGTTGGAGTGCAAGGGCCTTCTTCATCTCAAGTCGCTACAACAATTGCGCattgaaaaatgtaaaaagctGGAGAATATCGAGGGAGAAAGGCTGCCGGTCTCTCTAATAAGATTAATAATAGAGGGATGTCCGTTGCTGGAAAAACGATGCCACAGAAAGAACAGTGAAATTTGGGCTAAAATGTGCCATGTTCGTGGGATAAAGATTAACGGAACATGGATTTAA